One stretch of Equus przewalskii isolate Varuska unplaced genomic scaffold, EquPr2 contig_R1890, whole genome shotgun sequence DNA includes these proteins:
- the LOC103564163 gene encoding disks large-associated protein 5-like, translating into MASLQIQDLRQKFNNLTILEECGWEKASNTSKDVFQEKVVSGIASEPKHDDAGIADGGHLAAVKKAMRERMQPGERAEAVGSAVPKEVDHKAFDAGSFRIESPVKSFSGPLELTKLSTADTHCFSPSNRARRKPPKK; encoded by the exons ATACAGGATCTACGCCAGAAATTCAACAATCTGACCATACTTGAGGAGTGTGGATGGGAGAAAGCCAGCAATACGAGCAAAGATGTGTTTCAG GAAAAAGTTGTCTCGGGTATAGCGAGTGAACCAAAACATGACGATGCTGGGATCGCAGATGGGGGTCACCTCGCTGCTGTGAAGAAGGCAATGAGAGAGAGGATGCAGCCGGGAGAGCGTGCTGAGGCCGTGGGCTCTGCGGTGCCAAAGGAAGTTGATCATAAAGCGTTTGACGCTGGATCTTTTAGAATCGAAAGTCCCGTTAAATCATTCTCAG GCCCACTGGAGCTCACCAAACTGTCCACAGCAGACACCCACTGCTTCTCGCCCAGCAACCGTGCCCGGAGAAAGCCGCCAAAGAAGTAG